A genome region from Sphingorhabdus sp. SMR4y includes the following:
- a CDS encoding M23 family metallopeptidase, with protein MIGRFRTALCLLTTAAVAAPAAIVYADTAETNAAAATEQSAFRDAVQFGFNGEAIQGGVMIGDAPAGTRSLSFDGEPVPFDADGKFIIAFNRDAGQAANIVATLDNGETVRKFINIAPRKWKIEHVSINRRATTRSAAFMARRGPELAQINAARSVKSDSKGWRQTFIWPAKGRISGQFGSQRIYNGDPGSYHSGIDIAAPTGTYYVAPADGVVTLAASSPFTLEGNLLMIDHGMGLNSAFLHSSEILVEEGQHVKRGEPIGRIGMTGSATGPHLHWSMKWNKARIDPILLTGPMG; from the coding sequence GTGATCGGGCGGTTTAGAACCGCACTGTGCCTCTTGACGACCGCGGCGGTGGCCGCGCCCGCGGCCATTGTCTACGCCGACACCGCCGAAACGAACGCGGCTGCCGCCACCGAACAGTCGGCCTTTCGCGACGCGGTGCAGTTCGGCTTCAACGGCGAAGCGATTCAGGGCGGCGTCATGATCGGCGATGCACCTGCCGGCACCCGCAGCCTGTCTTTTGACGGGGAGCCCGTGCCGTTTGACGCGGATGGCAAGTTCATAATCGCCTTCAACCGCGACGCCGGGCAAGCGGCCAATATCGTCGCGACTCTAGACAATGGCGAGACCGTCAGGAAATTCATCAACATTGCTCCCCGCAAATGGAAGATCGAGCATGTCAGCATAAACCGCCGGGCCACTACCCGGAGCGCGGCCTTCATGGCGCGCCGCGGACCCGAACTGGCGCAGATCAACGCGGCCCGTTCGGTCAAGAGCGACAGCAAGGGCTGGCGCCAGACCTTCATCTGGCCCGCAAAGGGTCGTATTTCCGGTCAGTTCGGATCACAGCGTATCTATAATGGCGATCCCGGCAGCTATCACAGCGGCATCGATATCGCTGCCCCGACCGGCACCTATTATGTCGCGCCCGCCGATGGCGTGGTGACGCTAGCCGCATCCAGCCCGTTCACACTGGAAGGCAATCTGCTGATGATTGATCATGGCATGGGGCTGAACAGCGCCTTTCTGCACAGTTCCGAGATACTGGTGGAAGAGGGGCAGCACGTGAAACGCGGCGAACCGATCGGCCGGATCGGAATGACCGGTAGCGCAACCGGCCCGCATCTGCACTGGTCGATGAAGTGGAACAAGGCCCGTATCGACCCGATTCTGCTGACCGGGCCGATGGGCTGA
- a CDS encoding DUF2093 domain-containing protein, which produces MLMSNRNKVAKLHYMPNGFRPLSSGDHVLCAVTGEAIPLDELRYWSVEKQEPYATAQISAHAHLPESEK; this is translated from the coding sequence ATGTTAATGTCCAATCGCAACAAGGTGGCCAAGCTGCATTATATGCCGAACGGCTTCCGCCCGCTTTCGTCCGGCGATCATGTCCTGTGCGCGGTGACCGGCGAAGCTATCCCGCTCGATGAACTGCGCTACTGGAGCGTGGAAAAGCAGGAACCTTACGCGACTGCCCAGATTTCGGCGCATGCCCATCTGCCGGAAAGTGAAAAGTGA
- a CDS encoding TonB-dependent receptor domain-containing protein: protein MTKFTKLKATVAPMVLGIAMVSVPAFAQEAGAADEQPGELIVVTGSRIASATVESAAPLQVVSAESIDDAGVTNVQELLLENPVFGTPGLSRTNSAFLTSGTGVATVDLRDLGSDRTLVLINGRRVVASVAGSATVDLNVIPTQFVERVDILTGGASSLYGSDAVAGVVNFVYKSNFEGIEANAQYGITEQGDDAKYQLNVTAGTNFADGDGNIMVHFGYSNEEGLLSKQRSNTQIDALDSIYFGGDYGTDTEPFFSSFPPQGRFITPAGTFTYAPNGQLQDCFTTNGPTCNASIGPGIGPNGFNRQQFRTLAVPVQRYLFAAAGEYALSDDINFFFEGTFNKTSSSRIIEPFPLESGGSNGIFPTDGGYNVENYLPGTNTIVANPFVPTEILNAAADSNGDGLRDIGFVRRLAEFGPRSGRTERDFYRFVVGFDGGLFDDRFRWDVSYNYGQVNENQTSSGQVNVVNFRDALAVMTDVNDLNGNGLTTDAICIDAEARANGCVPANIFGAGNISQGAVDYIQAQGTYQTGLKQQVLQGNLSGTLLDLPAGPLGIAVGVEYRKESSFSDNDALTNQGLNAGNVLPDTSGSFDVKEAFAEIKVPILADTPGFQLLEVGGAIRVSDYSTVGSVVSYNGTATWQPIDDLRIRGTYARAVRAPNIGELFAGLSQTFPSGLIDPCEGIGATGGGATGDNCRADAGVAANIAANGTFTLNQADIQGISGFNGGNPDLFEETADSWTVGAVLSPRSIPALGNLTITADYYNIEITDVISGFPRQFSLQQCYDEGNSTFCDLIVRRQAGTAVNSVGSIDLINALQVNAAVLKTSGVDVTASWSTPLGLTAGDRLSLRGAYTHVIKNDFFSLPTADADPSAGEIGTAKDRFTANATYSTDDFKVGFTGTFIGKSYEDDQFDGPKAYSVPAYFLLDMNTSFYVTEKFEFYFGVDNLLDKDAPNILTGTPFNVTGSDTAADVYDVFGRRYYTGVRLRF from the coding sequence ATGACAAAATTTACGAAGCTAAAGGCGACCGTAGCACCAATGGTGCTGGGAATCGCTATGGTATCTGTACCTGCCTTCGCGCAGGAAGCAGGCGCTGCTGATGAACAACCCGGCGAACTCATTGTTGTTACCGGTTCGCGCATCGCGTCGGCAACCGTCGAATCTGCTGCTCCGCTGCAGGTTGTCTCGGCTGAATCGATTGACGATGCCGGTGTTACCAACGTTCAGGAGCTTCTGCTTGAGAATCCTGTTTTCGGTACGCCAGGCCTCAGCCGTACCAACTCCGCGTTCCTGACTTCAGGTACCGGCGTTGCAACGGTCGATCTTCGTGACCTCGGTTCCGACCGTACGCTGGTTCTGATCAACGGCCGTCGTGTTGTTGCATCGGTTGCTGGTTCCGCAACTGTCGATCTCAACGTCATCCCGACTCAGTTCGTTGAGCGTGTCGACATTCTGACCGGTGGCGCTTCCTCGCTCTATGGTTCGGACGCTGTCGCAGGTGTTGTCAACTTCGTATACAAGTCGAACTTCGAAGGTATCGAAGCCAACGCACAATATGGCATCACCGAGCAGGGCGATGACGCGAAGTACCAGTTGAACGTAACCGCTGGCACGAACTTCGCCGATGGCGACGGCAACATTATGGTCCACTTCGGTTATTCGAATGAAGAAGGCCTGCTTTCCAAGCAGCGTTCTAACACTCAGATCGACGCTCTGGACTCCATCTACTTCGGTGGTGATTATGGTACGGACACCGAGCCGTTCTTCTCCAGCTTCCCGCCACAGGGCCGCTTCATTACCCCGGCTGGAACCTTCACCTATGCTCCAAACGGTCAGCTGCAGGATTGCTTCACCACCAATGGACCTACCTGTAATGCAAGCATCGGACCAGGCATTGGCCCCAACGGCTTCAACCGCCAGCAGTTCCGTACACTTGCCGTTCCTGTTCAGCGTTATCTTTTCGCTGCAGCCGGTGAATATGCGCTGAGCGATGATATCAACTTCTTCTTCGAAGGTACGTTCAACAAGACGTCTTCGTCGCGTATCATCGAACCGTTCCCGCTGGAGTCCGGTGGTTCCAACGGCATTTTCCCGACCGACGGTGGATATAATGTCGAAAACTATCTGCCAGGCACCAACACCATTGTAGCCAACCCGTTTGTTCCGACCGAAATTCTGAACGCGGCAGCGGATAGCAATGGCGACGGTCTGCGTGACATCGGCTTTGTCCGTCGTCTGGCAGAATTTGGTCCTCGCTCCGGTCGGACAGAACGCGATTTCTATCGCTTCGTAGTCGGCTTCGACGGCGGTCTGTTCGATGACCGTTTTCGCTGGGACGTAAGCTATAACTACGGTCAGGTGAACGAAAACCAGACTTCTTCGGGTCAGGTTAATGTTGTCAACTTCCGTGACGCGCTTGCGGTCATGACGGATGTCAACGATCTGAATGGCAACGGTCTGACGACCGATGCGATTTGTATCGATGCTGAAGCTCGTGCAAATGGTTGTGTTCCTGCAAATATCTTCGGCGCCGGTAACATTTCGCAAGGCGCGGTTGATTACATCCAGGCACAGGGCACCTATCAGACTGGCCTGAAACAGCAGGTTCTTCAGGGTAACCTTTCCGGTACGCTGCTTGACCTGCCTGCTGGTCCGCTTGGCATTGCTGTTGGCGTTGAATATCGGAAAGAATCGTCTTTCTCCGATAACGATGCTCTGACAAACCAGGGTCTGAATGCCGGTAACGTTCTGCCGGACACCAGCGGTTCGTTCGACGTCAAAGAAGCCTTTGCTGAAATCAAGGTTCCGATCTTGGCTGATACGCCAGGCTTCCAGCTTCTCGAAGTTGGTGGTGCTATCCGTGTTTCCGATTACTCCACGGTTGGTTCGGTTGTGAGCTACAACGGTACGGCTACATGGCAGCCAATTGATGATCTCCGGATCCGCGGTACCTATGCTCGTGCTGTTCGCGCTCCGAACATCGGTGAATTGTTTGCGGGTCTTTCGCAGACGTTCCCATCGGGTCTGATCGATCCTTGCGAAGGCATTGGTGCAACTGGCGGCGGTGCAACCGGCGACAATTGCCGGGCTGATGCTGGCGTTGCAGCCAACATCGCAGCAAACGGTACGTTCACGCTTAACCAGGCTGACATTCAGGGTATCTCGGGCTTCAACGGCGGCAACCCCGACCTGTTCGAAGAAACCGCTGACTCCTGGACCGTTGGTGCGGTTCTGTCACCACGTTCGATCCCTGCACTGGGTAACCTGACGATTACTGCCGACTACTACAACATCGAAATCACCGACGTAATTTCGGGCTTCCCACGGCAGTTCTCGCTTCAGCAGTGCTATGATGAAGGTAACTCAACCTTCTGTGATCTGATCGTTCGTCGTCAGGCAGGCACAGCGGTTAACAGCGTGGGTTCGATCGATCTGATCAACGCCCTGCAGGTTAACGCTGCTGTTCTGAAAACGTCGGGTGTTGACGTTACCGCGTCCTGGAGCACGCCACTTGGTCTGACCGCTGGCGATCGTCTCTCTCTTCGCGGTGCCTACACGCACGTGATCAAGAACGACTTCTTCTCCTTGCCAACTGCAGATGCTGATCCATCGGCAGGTGAAATCGGTACGGCCAAAGATCGCTTCACCGCGAACGCGACCTACTCGACCGATGACTTCAAGGTTGGATTTACCGGTACCTTCATCGGCAAGTCCTACGAAGATGACCAGTTCGACGGACCCAAAGCTTACTCGGTACCAGCCTATTTCTTGCTGGACATGAACACCTCGTTCTACGTCACCGAGAAGTTCGAGTTCTACTTTGGTGTTGATAACCTGCTCGACAAAGATGCACCGAACATTCTGACCGGTACGCCGTTCAACGTGACCGGTTCCGATACCGCTGCTGATGTCTATGACGTCTTCGGTCGACGTTATTACACCGGTGTTCGTCTGCGCTTCTAA
- the xseA gene encoding exodeoxyribonuclease VII large subunit — protein MDDSLSLDAKLLAESGQGDNAPPLSVSEISGALKRVVEDRFGYVRIRGEISGFKRAASGHVYLALKDDKAVLDGVMWKGNAGRLPFRPEDGIEVVVSGKLTTYPGRSKYQVVIDKMELAGEGALMALFEKLKAKLLGEGLFDQDRKKAIPFLPKTIAVVTSPTGSVIRDILHRLADRCPSHVIVWPVLVQGEGAAKQISHAIRGFSEMAPGGPVARPDLVIVARGGGSIEDLWSFNEEIVVRAVADCTIPIISAVGHETDTTLCDFAADLRAPTPTAAAEMAVPVRAEWLATLAEGKARMARSVQRSLNTAQERLEAQRRLMPALTDLLRPHQQRVDETSERMKYGMSQNIAHARSRFANSAGALRPSILKQRLARSQEQFRRLDLPVSLVQRPLSDAQQRLDALWRLAQQVSPDGPLKRGYARVSGPDGSLIANQAAARKAGTIDLHFQDGVVGAMVTDKAPAKPKPASSSASRVKKPADDRQQDLF, from the coding sequence ATGGACGATTCCCTCTCATTAGACGCGAAGCTCCTAGCCGAGAGCGGGCAGGGTGACAACGCCCCGCCGCTCAGCGTTTCGGAAATTTCCGGCGCGCTCAAGCGGGTAGTCGAGGATCGCTTCGGCTATGTCCGGATTCGCGGCGAAATCTCGGGCTTCAAGCGCGCGGCATCGGGCCATGTCTATCTCGCGCTGAAGGATGACAAGGCGGTGCTCGACGGGGTGATGTGGAAGGGCAATGCCGGACGGCTGCCGTTCCGGCCCGAGGATGGCATCGAGGTCGTCGTCTCGGGCAAGCTGACCACCTATCCGGGGCGCTCGAAATATCAGGTGGTGATCGACAAGATGGAGCTGGCGGGCGAGGGCGCGCTGATGGCCCTGTTCGAGAAGCTCAAGGCCAAGCTGCTCGGTGAAGGGCTGTTCGATCAGGACCGCAAGAAAGCGATTCCCTTCCTGCCGAAGACCATCGCCGTGGTCACGTCGCCGACCGGCTCGGTGATCCGCGATATCCTCCACCGCCTCGCCGACCGCTGCCCCAGCCATGTCATCGTCTGGCCGGTGCTGGTCCAGGGCGAGGGCGCGGCGAAGCAGATATCCCACGCCATTCGTGGCTTTTCCGAGATGGCGCCGGGCGGCCCGGTCGCCCGGCCCGATCTGGTGATCGTCGCCCGCGGCGGCGGCTCGATCGAGGACCTGTGGAGCTTCAACGAGGAAATCGTGGTCCGGGCGGTTGCGGATTGCACGATCCCGATTATCTCCGCCGTGGGGCACGAGACCGACACGACACTCTGCGATTTCGCCGCCGACCTGCGCGCGCCGACGCCAACGGCTGCCGCGGAAATGGCGGTGCCGGTCCGGGCAGAATGGCTGGCCACGCTTGCCGAGGGCAAGGCGCGGATGGCGCGCAGCGTCCAGCGCAGCCTGAACACCGCGCAGGAGCGGCTGGAGGCGCAACGCCGCCTGATGCCGGCTCTCACCGATCTGCTCCGGCCGCACCAGCAGCGGGTCGACGAGACGTCCGAGCGGATGAAATATGGCATGAGCCAGAATATCGCCCACGCCCGCAGCCGCTTTGCCAACAGTGCAGGCGCTTTGCGGCCCTCGATATTGAAGCAGCGCCTGGCCCGTTCGCAGGAGCAGTTCCGGCGGCTGGATCTGCCGGTATCTTTGGTGCAGCGGCCGCTGTCCGACGCACAGCAGCGCCTCGACGCGCTGTGGCGACTGGCCCAGCAGGTCTCGCCCGACGGTCCGCTGAAACGCGGCTATGCCCGGGTCTCGGGACCGGACGGCAGCCTGATTGCCAATCAGGCCGCTGCACGCAAGGCCGGGACTATCGATCTGCATTTCCAGGATGGAGTCGTTGGCGCGATGGTCACCGACAAGGCACCGGCCAAGCCAAAGCCCGCCTCATCTTCGGCGAGCCGAGTCAAAAAACCGGCGGATGACAGGCAGCAGGATTTATTCTAG